A section of the Babylonia areolata isolate BAREFJ2019XMU chromosome 1, ASM4173473v1, whole genome shotgun sequence genome encodes:
- the LOC143284805 gene encoding NADH dehydrogenase [ubiquinone] 1 alpha subcomplex subunit 6-like — MANRAVQQGLKQVKPILSTNPGEAKRRVLNLYKAWYRQVPYIVKDFDIPINVKQGRDKVREMFLKNKHVTDLRTIDLLVMKGQMDLVETAQIWRQRPHIMRYFEDTVNKKPTDFLGKFYDGHDP, encoded by the exons ATGGCCAACCGGGCAGTCCAACAAGGGCTAAAGCAAGTAAAACCTATCTTGTCCACAAATCCAGGAGAAGCCAAGCGGCGAGTCTTAAACCTGTACAAAGCATGGTATAGACAAGTGCCTTACATCG TGAAGGACTTTGATATCCCCATCAATGTGAAGCAAGGACGGGATAAGGTGCGAGAGATGTTCCTGAAGAACAAGCATGTCACCGACCTCAGGACAATTGATCTTCTTGTGATGAAG ggtcagatggaccTTGTGGAGACAGCTCAGATTTGGAGGCAGCGTCCCCACATCATGAGATACTTTGAGGACACCgtcaacaaaaaacccacagactTCTTGGGGAAATTCTATGATGGCCATGATCCATGA